The genomic region GCGAGATCCGAGCGGGCGAAGTAGGCGTACTCCTGCTGGTTGAAGCGAATGTTGGGCTGGAGTGAAACGTCCATGTGTTCGCGAGCCGGGTTGATCGGGTCGATTGCCGGCCGCACTCCCGCGCCTACCCTCGCCTGAAGTTTGGTGCCCGATTCGATGGCACGCACCACGGCGGCCGGAGTCGTTGAAACCTCCACAAGCGGCTGATCGTCCCGTAAGGGCACCACCCGCAACTCGGCATCCGGCGTCGCAATTCGAGATACGACCGCCAGAACCTCGGCCAGTGCTGCGAGCGGATAGACCTGCCGGCGGTTCTCGTACCAGACCGCGACCGACCGGGAGGTTTCGATCACGCGAACGCTTTCGTAGCCAAGGTCGGCCAACCGAACTGCCGCTGGCGGTGGCGGGGGCGGCCCGAGGACCGGGAAGGCCAGGAAGGCCAAGCCCTAGGACCCCGCCGCCTGTGCCCTGGGGATGGCGTTGTAGATCGTGAATAGCGCACCGGTGACCGAGACCAGCGCCAGGATGGCGTTGATGTAGTCCTGACCGTTGGAGAAGTAGAAGAACTGCTCGGGCACGTTGACGATGTCGCCGGGCTTTAGTTCGGGATCCGTGTCGAACTTGCCCTCTTTCAGGATGACGTGGGCGTCTATTCCGAAGGACTTCCCCAGGGAAGATCGGGTGACCGACACCCCCCGCAGGTTGGCCTTGTCGAGCGCGCCGCCCGCCCGGTTGAGGTAGTCCGAGAGCCGATCGCCGGCCCGGAAGGCCACCTTGCCGGGCTTGCCGACCTGGCCGTAGACGTACACGGCGTTGTCCTCGGCCAGATCCTTGCTGTCGGGGACGAGGATCAGGTCGCCGTCCCGCAGGTCGAGGTTCTGGGACTCGTCGCGATCGTAGAGCAGGCGATAGGCGTTGGCCTTGTCGGGTTCGTCGATGAAGCGCGTGTCGCCCGACGCCACGTTGTGGTAGATGCGCACCTCCTGGAGCCCGGAGCCGGATTTCGGGCCGCCCGCCAGATACAACGCGTCGCGGAGCTTGGTGCCGACGGTGAGCGCGTACGTGCCCGGCTTCGCCACCGCCCCCGCGATGGTCACCCGAGTTCGCCCGAGATCGACGAAGCTGAGGGTGTTGGCGGGAACCGTGATGAGATCCTGAGGCCGCAGCTTGCGGTCGAGGCCCGCCCGCACCGAGAGATCCAGCCGCTTCTCGACCCGGTCGGCCCTGACGGTCCCGGCCATGCTGACGATGCTGGATTCCGACGGCGCGGCATCGGGCTTGAGGCCGTGTCCCATGGCTATGAGCTCTTCCACGGTCTCGCCGTCGAGGAATTCGTAAGTGCCCGCCCGGTTGATCGCGCCGCCTATCGCGGCCAGGTTGCGCAAGGGCGGGATGTTGATCACGTCGCCCGCCTTGACGATCGGGTTGCCGGCTATCTCGCCCTTGTGCAGGAACTTGTAGAGATCCACGATCTGGGGCCTGGTCTCACCGTACCGCTTCAAGCTGATCTGCCGGCGGGACCCGTACGGCAGGACCCCGCCGGCCGCCGCCAGGGCCGCCGAGAGCCGGGCCAGGGCCGACACCGTCACCGTGCCGGGCCGCGAAACCAGGCCTGTCAGGAAGACCTTGATGGGCCGCGTCGCCACCAGCAGGACCGAGACGTTGAGCCCCGGGTGCCGCCTGGCCAGGATGGCCGCGATGCGTTGCTTGACCTGAGCGGTCGTGAGCTCCCTGACCTCTATCTCGCCCACCTGCGGCATGAAGATCCGCCCCTCGAAGGGGATGGTGAACGTCTCGGTGAACCGGAGATCCTGGCCCCACACGTTGACCGTGAACTTGTCGCCGACGCTCAGGACGTAGTTCTTGATGGCTTCCGGCGTGTCCAGGGCGAAATCCAGGCCTTCGGGCGGGGCCTCGACCACGTCGGTCTTCCGCACGACCGGCGACTCGGCCTTCGCCTTGGCCCCGGAGTCCCCTCCGGTCTCCTCTAGCGCCGGCGCCGGTGGCGCCAGCAGGGACATCATGAGAACCGCGGCGACCAGAGCGCGAATGCGAGCAACAAAACGACCAAGGGACAAGGCGAGACTCCTGGTGAAAAGTCCTTGAAGTCTAGGCCCTGACTGGAGTGGGGTCAAGGTCTCTCGCCGATGCCGTGCCCCGGGACGGCCCCTACGCGGTCGGCGCGGGCTCCTTGGCGGGCTCTGAGGCCGGCAGGCGTTCTTCGAGCACTCCCGGCGCGGTCGCGGGCGCCTCGCCCTTTTCCTCGTGGTACTCCTGCTCGGTGTTGACCGCCCAGATGTTGTCCTTGCTCGTCACGCCATGGATGATGTTGTCCACCGCGGTCATGGCCGTCAGCATCGAGTGATCCTGGTTGTTGTACTTGTGCATGCCGTTGCGGCCGACCAGGAAGAGGTTGTCGATGGTGTCGAAGTACGTCCGCAGCACGTCGAAGCTGTCGTAGGTGCCGAAGTAGGCGGGGTAAGCCTTGGGGGCGCGGATCACGGTGCTATCCAGCACATCGGCCTTGTCGATGATACTGATCTTCGCAAGCTCCTCGATGCCGAATTGCGCGAACTGCGCGTCGGGCATCGACCAAAGCTCGTCGCCTTCGTTGCAGAAGTACTCGAGGCCGACCCAGACGGTGTCCGGATCGCTGACCATGTAGGGGCTCCAGTTGTTGAAGATCTGCAGGCGGCCTATCTTCACGTCGGGCTCCTGGATGTAGATCCAGTTGTCGGGGACGATGTCGCCCACGGTCCTGAATGCGGTCTGGTTGCGGATCGCGAGCTTCTTGAGCAGCAGGCCGACGGTCATGAAGTCGCGGTACATGAGGCCTCGCGCCACGCTCGCCACCTCGGCGGGCACCGCGTCCCCGAGGGCGGCGACCAGATCGCGTACCGGCATGGTCGAGATGACGTGGTCGGCGGCCACGGCGCGCGTCAGGCCGGTCGCCTCGTCCCGCACGGTCACCTCGACGATCTTCCCGCCCTCGACCCGCATGCCGACCACCGTGTGGCCCATGTGGATCTCGCCGCCGCGCTCGAGGATGAGGTTGGCGGTCTCCTCCCACATCTGGCCGGGGCCGAGCTTGGGGTACAGGAAGCGCTCGATGAGGCTGGTCTCGATGTTCTTCTGGTCGAGCGACGCGTCGCCCCTGGTAAAGACCTTCCTGGCGGCATGCAGCAACGCCTTGGTCACCGAGAGGCCCTTGATGCGCTGGGCGCCCCACTCGGGCTTGATATCGCCGCAGGGCACGCCCCAGACCTTCTCGGTGTAGTCCTTGAAGAACGTCCGGTAGAGTTCGCGGCCGAAGCGGTTTATGAAGAAGTCCTCGAGCGACTTTTCGTGGGCGATCGGGAACAGGCGCGTGAGCACGTAGCTGACGCCCGTCTTGAAGATCCGCACGGCGCCGAGGTTGGCGACGGTATTGAAGTTGAGGGCTACCGGGTAGTCGAAGAACTTGCGCAGGTAGAAGATCCGCGACAGGCGGCCGCGGATGAGCATGACCCGGTCTATCCTCTCGGGATCGGCCTCGACGCCATTGCGCGGCGTGGCCGACGCCGGCAGCGGCCGGCCGAGCACGATATCGTCCCGCGACGGCCGGGTCTGCGGCGGCATGCGGTCCTGCCACCAGTTCATCACGCGGTCGGATTTGGAGAAAAAGCGGTGCCCGCCGATGTCGATGCGGTTGCCCTTGTAGTTGACGGTGCGGGCGAGGCCGCCAAGCTCGCGCGTGGCCTCGAAGACGATGGGCTTGACGCCCGACCGGGTCAGTAGCTCGTATGCGGCGGTCAGGCCCGCGGGCCCTCCGCCAATGATGATGGCTGTCTGCAAGCTGTGCGGTTTCCCATGAATCAGGCGTCGTGCAAGGTAACCAGTATATCCGGTGGCTCGCCTGAGGGCTACTCGTCCGTCACGGCGGCCCCCTGCCCCCTCGTGGTAGCATTGCCTGCCATGCCAGCCGCCGCACCGCGCAGGAGGCGTCCTCGTTGCCCAGGGTCCTGATCGTCGACGACGCGACGGTCATGCGTACCGTTCTGAGGACCATCCTGACCAAGAACGGCTACGAGATCGCAGGGGAGGCGGCTGACGGCGACGATGCGATAAGGGTCTACGGCGAGGTCAAGCCGGACGTCGTGACGATGGACATCATCATGCCCAAGATGACCGGTATCCAGGCCTTGCAGGCCATCCTCGCCACCGATCCGACGGCCAGGATCATCATGTGCACGGCTGACAACTCCCGGGAGATGGTCATCAATTCGCTCAAGGCGGGCGCCAAGGACTACGTCATCAAGCCGTTCAGCGTCGAGCGACTGCTCGAAGCCATCAAGAAAGCCGTGGGAGCCTAGGCGGTTGGGGCTCCTGTACGATCTCTCCCCCGACGCGATCAACGGCCGGCGCGTGGCCGTCCTGGGCTACGGCGCGCAGGGACACGCGCACGCCCTCAACCTGCGCGACAGCGGCGCTTCGGTCGTGATCGGGCTGCCGGCGACGGCCGCGCGGCGCCAGGCGGCGCTGGATGCGGGCTTCGAGGTGCGGGAGCCCGCACTGGCGGTGGCCGGCGCCGAGTATGCGGCGCTGCTCGTGCCGGATGAGACGATGCGCGAGGCCCACGCGGCGATAGCTCCGGCCCTCGAACCGGGTGCCGCCCTGGTCTTCGCGCACGGCTTCGCGTTGCACTACGGGCAGGTGGTGCCGAGAGCCGATTGCGACGCCCTGCTGGTCGCGCCCAAGGGCCAGGGGCGGACCGTGCGCTCGGCCTTCGTGGCCGGCGGCGGCGTGCCGGCGATCGTATCGGCGTTCCAGGACGCCTCCGGCGCGGGTCGCGAGCGGGCGCTAGCCTATGCGGCGGGCCTGGGCGCCGGGAGGGCCGGAATCGTCGAGGCCTCCGTCGCCGAGGAGACCGAGGCCGATCTGTTTTCCGAGCAGGCGGTGCTGTGCGGCGGCGTAACACAACTGGTACGAACCGGTTTCGAGGTTCTGGTCGAAGCGGGGTATTCACCCGAGGTGGCGTACTTCGAGTGCCTGCACGAACTCAAGCTCGTCGTGGACCTGCTCCACGAGGGCGGCCTCTCGGGCATGCACCGCGGCATCAGCAACACCGCCGAGTACGGCGACCGGACGGCGGGGCCGCGACTCCAGGAGTTGCCGCTGCGCAAGGCCATGCGCGAAATCCTCGCCGGCGTGCGAAGCGGGTCCTTCGCCCGGGCCTGGCTGGCCGAGGCGGCCGCGGGGGCGCCGACGCTGGCGGCCGAGCGTGAGGCCGAAGAGGCGCACCCGATCGAGCGGGTCGGCCGGGAACTGCGGTCCCGGATGGTCTGGGGCAAGTGAGGGTCCGTGGGGCCGGCGAGACGCCGGCGGTCCCGGGCGCCCTGGAGAAGGTCTTGCTGCGGGCGTGCCGGGTGCCGGCGGTCCCGGGCGCCCTGGCGGCCGCCCTGCTGCTCGTGCCAGGCTGCGACCTCGGCCTGCGCTTCCGGTTGCCGCCGCCCGAGGAGCGGCTGACGATCCTGCCGCGCGAGGCGACCGCCTCGGCCCGCGCCATTCTCGCCACGTCGCGCTACCGGGGGCCGGGCGAGCGCGTGGCTTCCAGCCGCAACTTCCTGGGGGCGGTGGTGCGCTTCGTCAACCCCTACGGCGAAGACCAGATCCTGTTCGACCTGGAACTGCAAAACGACGGGCCCGAGCCCGTGACCGTGCTGCCGGCCGAGGCCGGGCTGGATACCGGGGCGCGGACGCTCAAGGCCCTCGGGCTCGATCGGTACAAGCGCGCCTGGCCCACCTACCCCGTCACCGACGACGAGGTGGCCAAGGACCAGGCGGTAGCGTTCACCTACGTCCTGCGGTCGATCCTCCTGCGGCGGCAGATCATGCCGGGCGAGACCGTGACCGGCCGGCTGGCGTTCACGGCCCCGGCAGGCGCCAGGGGGCCGCTGGAGCTCACGTTGCCGGTCGAGGACGCGGCCGGCAAGGACGTGCTGCGCTTCGCCTTCCGCGTCGAGTTCCCGAGGGGGAACATTTGAGGGCCTTGCTGGCCGCTTGCGCGGTGGCCCTGGCGGCCGCCTGCATGCCCCACGAACTCGTGCTGCGTCGCGCCAGCCTCGACTGGGACAGCCTCGGCATCACCCAGATTGCCGTGTTGCCGGAAGCGACCGGCGACCTGGCGCCCCTCAGCGTGGATGCCGCCGAACTGCTCGCCTTCGCGCTCAAACAGTCGGCCGTCTCGGTGGCCACTGCGCCCGAGTTGCCGCGCCTGGACGTCACGGTCAAGGAGGTCGCGATCTCCGAGGAAGGGGCGAGCGACCCCGCTCAGCCCAGGCGCATCACCTCGCTGCGGCAGGAGATGGGCTACGGTCGGCCACCGAGCCGCATCGTGCGGGCCACGGTGCTCGTGAAGCTGATGCACCCGGGCTCGACGCGGCCGCTGTGGTTCAAGGAAGCCATCGGCACCGTCGACCTGGGCGCGGCGCGGGGAGCGCAGAACGCCGGCGACGAGCCGTTCCCGCCGGCGCAACGGCTGGATCGGCAGGACGATGCCGAGGCGCTCGCCTTCTACCGGGATATCGCGGTGCGCCGGGCCCTCAAGCAGATCGCCGACGACCTGTTGCCGCACTACGAGTACCGCGAGCTGCGATGAATCCCCTGATCTGGCTGCTTTCCGCGACGCCCAGCGCCGATCCGAGCGTGCTGGGCTACACGGGCCTCCTGCACGTGCCGACGGCCGAGGTCCGGCAGGACGCGACCCTGGCTTTCCGGTGGCTCGACGCGCCCGAACCGCTGCTGCAGTTCCCGGGCACCGACCGCGTCAACCGCACCTATTCGGTGATCCTCCCGTTCTTTCCCTTCCTGGAAGGGACGCTGAGCTTCGTGCAGGTGGTCGGGTGGACCGATCCCGAAGTGCCGCTGCTGCCCTACGCCGTCCACCGGGCATTCAACGCGAAGGCGCGGCTGCCGGTCGACTGGGCGGGGCCGGCCGTCGCGGCCGGCGTGCTGGACCCCGTTTCGGCCAACTTCCTCTCGTCGGGCGGAAAGCTCAACACGCACTACGGCCTGACGACCTTCTACGCCGTGGCGACGCAGCGCCTGGGGCCGCTATCCCTCACGGCTGGCTACGGCTACGGCGACCGCGCCGAGGGCAAGTGGGGCCGGACGAAGCCCTTCCTCGACGGCGTCTTCGGCGGCGCCGACCTGGCGCTGCCCGGCGGCCTCGACCTGCTCGCCGAGTACGACGGCATCACGGCCAACTACGGCGCCCGCCTGGCCCTCCCGTGGGGCTTCGGGCTGCAGGGCGGCTTTGCGGGCGGCGGCTGGACGGCGGGCCTCGCGGCGGCGATCAGGCTATGACCCGGTCCACGACGTGGTCGGCGATCGCCAGCGCGCTCGTCGCCGCGGGCGACGGCGCGTTGCAGACATGCAGGGCCCGATCGCCCGGCACGATCAGGAAATCGTCCACCAGATCGCCCGACGGCAGGAGGGCCTGGGCGCGCACGCCGGCCGCGCAAGGGGTCAGGTCGGGGGCGCGCAGGTCGGGTACCAGGCGGCGCACCGCGGCGACGAAGGTGTCCTTGCTGGTCGAGCGCCACATCTCCTCCAGCCCGGCCCGGGCGTACCGGGAGGCGAGGCGCCAGAAGCCGGGGAACAACAGGGCGTCGAGGGCGTCGCGCAGGGCGAAGTCGGTCTTCGCGTAGCCCTCGCGCTTGAGGGCCAGCACCGCGTTCGGCCCGGCGTGCAGGGTCCCGTCGATCATGCGCGTCAGATGAACGCCGAGGAAGGGGAAGGCCGGATCCGGAACCGGGTAGACCAGGCCGCGCACCAGATCGCGCCGCTCCGCGGCCACCGCGTAGTACTCGCCGCGGAAGGGGACCACTCGGGCCGCAGGCCCGAGCCCGGCCAGCCTCGCGATACGGTCGGAAAAGAGGCCCGCGCAGTTGATCAAGAAGCGAGCCTCCAGCACG from Candidatus Tanganyikabacteria bacterium harbors:
- a CDS encoding SLBB domain-containing protein, with amino-acid sequence MSLGRFVARIRALVAAVLMMSLLAPPAPALEETGGDSGAKAKAESPVVRKTDVVEAPPEGLDFALDTPEAIKNYVLSVGDKFTVNVWGQDLRFTETFTIPFEGRIFMPQVGEIEVRELTTAQVKQRIAAILARRHPGLNVSVLLVATRPIKVFLTGLVSRPGTVTVSALARLSAALAAAGGVLPYGSRRQISLKRYGETRPQIVDLYKFLHKGEIAGNPIVKAGDVINIPPLRNLAAIGGAINRAGTYEFLDGETVEELIAMGHGLKPDAAPSESSIVSMAGTVRADRVEKRLDLSVRAGLDRKLRPQDLITVPANTLSFVDLGRTRVTIAGAVAKPGTYALTVGTKLRDALYLAGGPKSGSGLQEVRIYHNVASGDTRFIDEPDKANAYRLLYDRDESQNLDLRDGDLILVPDSKDLAEDNAVYVYGQVGKPGKVAFRAGDRLSDYLNRAGGALDKANLRGVSVTRSSLGKSFGIDAHVILKEGKFDTDPELKPGDIVNVPEQFFYFSNGQDYINAILALVSVTGALFTIYNAIPRAQAAGS
- a CDS encoding NAD(P)/FAD-dependent oxidoreductase — encoded protein: MQTAIIIGGGPAGLTAAYELLTRSGVKPIVFEATRELGGLARTVNYKGNRIDIGGHRFFSKSDRVMNWWQDRMPPQTRPSRDDIVLGRPLPASATPRNGVEADPERIDRVMLIRGRLSRIFYLRKFFDYPVALNFNTVANLGAVRIFKTGVSYVLTRLFPIAHEKSLEDFFINRFGRELYRTFFKDYTEKVWGVPCGDIKPEWGAQRIKGLSVTKALLHAARKVFTRGDASLDQKNIETSLIERFLYPKLGPGQMWEETANLILERGGEIHMGHTVVGMRVEGGKIVEVTVRDEATGLTRAVAADHVISTMPVRDLVAALGDAVPAEVASVARGLMYRDFMTVGLLLKKLAIRNQTAFRTVGDIVPDNWIYIQEPDVKIGRLQIFNNWSPYMVSDPDTVWVGLEYFCNEGDELWSMPDAQFAQFGIEELAKISIIDKADVLDSTVIRAPKAYPAYFGTYDSFDVLRTYFDTIDNLFLVGRNGMHKYNNQDHSMLTAMTAVDNIIHGVTSKDNIWAVNTEQEYHEEKGEAPATAPGVLEERLPASEPAKEPAPTA
- a CDS encoding response regulator, which codes for MPRVLIVDDATVMRTVLRTILTKNGYEIAGEAADGDDAIRVYGEVKPDVVTMDIIMPKMTGIQALQAILATDPTARIIMCTADNSREMVINSLKAGAKDYVIKPFSVERLLEAIKKAVGA
- the ilvC gene encoding ketol-acid reductoisomerase; translation: MGLLYDLSPDAINGRRVAVLGYGAQGHAHALNLRDSGASVVIGLPATAARRQAALDAGFEVREPALAVAGAEYAALLVPDETMREAHAAIAPALEPGAALVFAHGFALHYGQVVPRADCDALLVAPKGQGRTVRSAFVAGGGVPAIVSAFQDASGAGRERALAYAAGLGAGRAGIVEASVAEETEADLFSEQAVLCGGVTQLVRTGFEVLVEAGYSPEVAYFECLHELKLVVDLLHEGGLSGMHRGISNTAEYGDRTAGPRLQELPLRKAMREILAGVRSGSFARAWLAEAAAGAPTLAAEREAEEAHPIERVGRELRSRMVWGK
- a CDS encoding YjbH domain-containing protein, which codes for MNPLIWLLSATPSADPSVLGYTGLLHVPTAEVRQDATLAFRWLDAPEPLLQFPGTDRVNRTYSVILPFFPFLEGTLSFVQVVGWTDPEVPLLPYAVHRAFNAKARLPVDWAGPAVAAGVLDPVSANFLSSGGKLNTHYGLTTFYAVATQRLGPLSLTAGYGYGDRAEGKWGRTKPFLDGVFGGADLALPGGLDLLAEYDGITANYGARLALPWGFGLQGGFAGGGWTAGLAAAIRL
- the lhgO gene encoding L-2-hydroxyglutarate oxidase, whose amino-acid sequence is MSASFDYAVVGGGIVGLAVAFKLGRRFPSARIALIEKEHEWATHQTGRNSGVIHSGLYYKPGSLKADLCRLGRARLEAFCEREGVPFRRCGKLVVATRPGEVPRLDALAERGLAHGLAVTRLDPAGIRGHEPHVTGVAGLWVPETGIVDYRQVAARLAALAQEQGAEPRLGFEVAKIRAGSEVYRLECRSGDVLEARFLINCAGLFSDRIARLAGLGPAARVVPFRGEYYAVAAERRDLVRGLVYPVPDPAFPFLGVHLTRMIDGTLHAGPNAVLALKREGYAKTDFALRDALDALLFPGFWRLASRYARAGLEEMWRSTSKDTFVAAVRRLVPDLRAPDLTPCAAGVRAQALLPSGDLVDDFLIVPGDRALHVCNAPSPAATSALAIADHVVDRVIA